In Candidatus Dependentiae bacterium, the genomic stretch CATGTTCTGCAGCTAAATGTAAGGCACTATAATTATTAGCTCCCTTAGCATTAACATCAGCACCTAACTCTAATAATAGCTTTACTACCTCTTTATGCCCATTTTGTGCAGCAAAATGTAAAGCAGTACCATTATTACCTGTCTTAGCATTAATATCAGCACCTAACTTCAACAGCAACGCTGCTACCTCTTTATGACCCCCAGCTGCAGCCCAATGTAAAGCTTGACTATTATTTACTGCTTTAGCACTAACGTTAACTGAAAGATTGGTAATTAAATCTCTTACTTTATCTATATCACCTGCCGTTGCAGCATCTATCAATTGCTGATCAAGCGGATTAATAGAATTTGTATTCATACCATAACTTAACGGTATAACTAAAAGAGAAAATAAAAATGTATAAAGTATATATTTCATAAGAAAACCTTTTATAATTACTAGTGTTAAGATTATTCGCGCACTTTTTTAGTGCATTCTAGAGCAGAATCCTTTTCACGAGAACGTTTATGGCTCACTGTTTGAGTTGCATCTTCTTGTTCTCTTCCAGCTGCTATAAGCATTCTTAAAATTTCAAGATTACCTGCAGCTACAGCTGCTTCAACTGGCGTTAATCCATCATTATTCTTTTTATCCCATGCCTTAGGATTGTCTTTTGAACAGAAAGGCAACAGCACCTTTAGTACGTCCTGACTATTATGCTTTACAGCTAAATGCAGCAAAGTGTTACCATCTTTACCACACGTGTTTAAACTAAAGCCTTCTTTGAGCAGTGTCTTAACTTTTTTAGCCTTGTTGTGCTTAACTGCTTCTAAAAGAAGTTCTCTTTTAGCACCGATAAGCTCTTTTATAGCAGGACAGACATATATACCTTGATTTAACAGTCTAGCTCGAGCTTTAAAAGTAAGAGCTGACCTTAATTCTGCTTGATCTTTTTGTGCCTGCATAACTAGCTGATGTAATATTAGATCCTGTGGTACTTGTGCGTTAAAACTTATAAGCATTTCAGCTATCTCTTTATAGCCTTTTTGTGCAGCCACATGTAAAGCAGTAGCATTATTACTATCTAGAGCACTAATATCAGCACCTAACTTGAGCAGCAGCTCCAATACCTCTTTATGGCCATTTTGTGCAGCCAAATGCAAAGCAGTATTATTATGAGCTGCCTTAGCATTAATATCAGCACCTAACTTGAGCAGCAACTCTACTACCTCTTTATGGCCCTTTAGTGCAGCCAAATGCAAAGCAGTAAAATCATGCTGAGTTGACTTAGCATTAATATCAGCACCTAACTTGAGCAGCAGTTCCACTACCTCTTTATGGCCATTTAGTGCAGCCAAATGCAAAGCAGTAGCATTATTATTACTTGTCTTAGCGTCAATGTCAGCACCTGACTTGAGCAGCAGCTCTACCAAATCTTTATGGCCTTCTTCTGCAGCCAAATGCAAAGGAGTATTATTATTACTTGTCTTAGCATTAATGTCAGCACCTAACTTGAGCAGCAACTCTACTACCTCTTTATGGCTCTTTTGCGCAGCCACATGCAAAGCAGTAGCATTATTACTATCTAGAGCACTAATATCAGCACCTAACTTGAGCAGCAACTTCACTACCTCTTTATGGCCGTTTCGTGCAGCCACATGCAAAGCAGTAGCATTATTACTATCTAGAGCACTAATATCAGCACCTAACTTGAGCAGCAGCTCTATTACCTCTTTATGGCCCTTTTGTGCAGCAAAATGTAAAGCACTAGCATTATGAGTGCCCTTAGCATTAATATAAGCACCTAACTTGAGCAGCAGCTCTACTACCTCTTTATGCCCATTTTGTGCAGCAAAATGTAAAGCTTGACTACCATTTACTGCTTTAGCACTAACGCTAACTGAAAGATTGGTAATTAAATCTCTTACTTGATCTATATCACCTATCGTTGCAGCGTCTATGAGCTGCTGATCAAATGGATTAAGAGAATCAGTATTCATACCATAACTTAACGGTATAAGATAAAGAGAAAACAAAAGTAATTGAAAGAAATATTTCATAGTTAACCCTTAGAT encodes the following:
- a CDS encoding ankyrin repeat domain-containing protein, with amino-acid sequence MKYFFQLLLFSLYLIPLSYGMNTDSLNPFDQQLIDAATIGDIDQVRDLITNLSVSVSAKAVNGSQALHFAAQNGHKEVVELLLKLGAYINAKGTHNASALHFAAQKGHKEVIELLLKLGADISALDSNNATALHVAARNGHKEVVKLLLKLGADISALDSNNATALHVAAQKSHKEVVELLLKLGADINAKTSNNNTPLHLAAEEGHKDLVELLLKSGADIDAKTSNNNATALHLAALNGHKEVVELLLKLGADINAKSTQHDFTALHLAALKGHKEVVELLLKLGADINAKAAHNNTALHLAAQNGHKEVLELLLKLGADISALDSNNATALHVAAQKGYKEIAEMLISFNAQVPQDLILHQLVMQAQKDQAELRSALTFKARARLLNQGIYVCPAIKELIGAKRELLLEAVKHNKAKKVKTLLKEGFSLNTCGKDGNTLLHLAVKHNSQDVLKVLLPFCSKDNPKAWDKKNNDGLTPVEAAVAAGNLEILRMLIAAGREQEDATQTVSHKRSREKDSALECTKKVRE